Proteins encoded together in one Kutzneria kofuensis window:
- a CDS encoding NAD(P)/FAD-dependent oxidoreductase — MTAGVDVAVIGAGVLGCLVAGELADRAPHTSVLVLDRDAIGSGASRRSAGLHLPRGRSERVRAMTVYSQDFYERLRNRDPDAPIRPVPSFVVAGELPGTYLPQAALTAAPVVPGLPNLPDGVGAWSCHGCQHADVSALTQRLARRLRPRVRFAEGTRVTEIVPGEREVRLRLATGDIVTADRVVLAPGPWLNDPAWRELLAPSGSRVKRVVALHLDRMATPADSAVIFEDEDAFLLPLPDRGHWLFSYTCQEWDVDPDDPVRGLSRRHLEEATETLARYAPELAAGRPNGRVFCDAYSPDGEPWVRPVDETGRVVFAGAANGSGYRLAPAVAAEAVDLLLPSDRGEQRDHRSL, encoded by the coding sequence ATGACCGCCGGGGTGGACGTCGCGGTGATCGGCGCCGGCGTGCTCGGCTGCCTGGTCGCCGGCGAACTGGCCGACCGGGCCCCGCACACCTCGGTGCTGGTGCTGGACCGGGACGCCATCGGCAGCGGCGCCAGCCGCCGGTCGGCCGGGCTGCACCTGCCACGCGGGCGCAGCGAGCGGGTCCGGGCCATGACCGTGTACAGCCAGGACTTCTACGAGCGCCTGCGCAACCGGGACCCCGACGCGCCGATCCGGCCGGTGCCCTCGTTCGTGGTCGCCGGGGAGCTGCCCGGGACCTACCTGCCGCAGGCGGCGCTGACGGCGGCGCCGGTCGTGCCGGGCCTGCCGAACCTGCCGGACGGTGTCGGCGCGTGGTCCTGCCACGGCTGCCAACACGCCGACGTTTCGGCGCTCACCCAGCGACTGGCCCGGCGGCTGCGGCCGCGGGTCCGGTTCGCCGAAGGCACGAGGGTCACCGAGATCGTCCCCGGCGAGCGGGAGGTCCGGCTGCGGCTGGCCACCGGCGACATCGTCACCGCCGATCGAGTGGTGCTCGCGCCCGGTCCGTGGCTGAACGACCCGGCGTGGCGGGAGTTGCTGGCCCCGTCGGGATCCCGGGTGAAGCGCGTGGTCGCGCTGCACCTCGACCGGATGGCGACCCCGGCCGACAGCGCCGTCATCTTCGAGGACGAGGACGCGTTCCTGCTGCCGCTGCCCGACCGCGGCCACTGGCTGTTCAGCTACACCTGCCAGGAGTGGGACGTCGACCCGGACGACCCCGTGCGGGGGCTGTCCCGGCGGCACCTCGAGGAGGCCACCGAGACCCTGGCGCGGTACGCGCCGGAGCTGGCCGCCGGCCGGCCGAACGGCCGGGTGTTCTGCGACGCCTACAGCCCCGACGGCGAGCCCTGGGTGCGGCCGGTGGACGAGACCGGCCGGGTGGTGTTCGCCGGCGCCGCCAACGGCTCCGGCTACCGGCTGGCGCCGGCCGTCGCGGCCGAGGCCGTCGATCTGCTCCTACCGTCGGACCGAGGAGAACAGCGTGATCATCGATCGCTATGA
- a CDS encoding lysine N(6)-hydroxylase/L-ornithine N(5)-oxygenase family protein, whose protein sequence is MADITTDDNGVRYHCVGIGVGPANLSLASLLHSHPKISNLFLERKANFGWHDGQLVAGAALQVPLLKDLVTLSDPTNAFSFLAYLHAQGRIYHFVNSQFDAIPRQEFRNYLEWASRNNKNLAFGETVREVAFDGMFHVRTSRRTVLAENVAVGVGQRPWVPEHGAARLGPTQFHVHDYVDRAADVAGKRVAVVGGGQSGAEAVLDLLSRPGAMPRQVCWVSRRQNYFPIDDSPFTNDYYMPCHSDYFARLDLAARADFNAGQVLTSDGISLSTLRALYQRIYLLRFVAGAEGLAVLRPNREVVGLDGGPGAWRLTLRHNHHPGAPERIGADVVVWATGYRPEPMDFLAPLASRLEREHDEYRIDDSFAVRWDGPIDRNIFMQNSSRRQRGLAERNLSLIAWRSQRIIDRLRGVRTDDQQHSFIDWSVVPDDPMSGAR, encoded by the coding sequence ATGGCAGACATCACGACCGATGACAATGGCGTGCGGTACCACTGTGTGGGTATCGGCGTCGGTCCGGCCAATCTGAGCCTGGCCTCGTTGCTGCATTCCCACCCGAAGATATCGAACCTCTTCCTGGAGCGGAAGGCGAACTTCGGGTGGCACGACGGCCAGCTGGTGGCGGGCGCGGCGCTGCAGGTCCCGCTGTTGAAGGACCTGGTCACCCTGTCCGATCCGACCAACGCCTTCTCGTTCCTGGCCTATCTGCACGCCCAGGGCCGGATCTACCATTTCGTCAACTCGCAGTTCGACGCGATTCCCCGCCAGGAGTTCCGCAACTACCTCGAATGGGCGAGTCGGAACAACAAGAACCTGGCCTTCGGGGAGACCGTGCGGGAGGTGGCGTTCGACGGGATGTTCCACGTCCGCACCTCGCGCCGCACGGTGCTGGCCGAGAACGTGGCGGTGGGCGTCGGACAGCGGCCATGGGTGCCGGAGCACGGCGCCGCCCGGCTCGGCCCCACCCAGTTCCACGTGCACGACTACGTGGACCGCGCCGCCGACGTGGCCGGCAAGCGGGTGGCCGTGGTCGGCGGTGGGCAGTCCGGCGCCGAGGCGGTGCTGGACCTGCTGTCCCGACCAGGTGCGATGCCGCGTCAGGTGTGCTGGGTGTCCCGTCGGCAGAACTACTTCCCGATCGACGACTCGCCCTTCACCAACGACTACTACATGCCCTGCCACTCGGACTACTTCGCCCGGCTCGACCTGGCTGCCCGCGCCGACTTCAACGCCGGCCAGGTGCTGACCAGCGACGGGATCTCGCTGTCCACGCTGCGCGCGCTGTACCAGCGGATCTACCTGCTGCGGTTCGTGGCCGGCGCGGAGGGCCTTGCCGTGCTGCGGCCCAACCGGGAGGTCGTCGGCCTCGACGGCGGGCCCGGAGCCTGGCGCCTGACCCTGCGGCACAACCACCATCCCGGCGCCCCCGAGCGGATCGGCGCGGACGTGGTGGTGTGGGCCACCGGCTACCGGCCGGAGCCGATGGACTTCCTGGCGCCGCTGGCGTCCCGGCTGGAGCGCGAGCACGACGAGTACCGGATCGACGACAGCTTCGCGGTGCGGTGGGACGGTCCGATCGACCGGAACATCTTCATGCAGAACTCCTCGCGCCGGCAGCGCGGCCTGGCCGAGCGGAACCTGAGCCTGATCGCCTGGCGCAGCCAGCGCATCATCGACCGGCTGCGCGGCGTGCGCACCGACGACCAGCAGCACTCCTTCATCGACTGGTCGGTGGTCCCGGACGACCCGATGAGCGGCGCCCGATGA
- a CDS encoding MerR family transcriptional regulator, whose amino-acid sequence MDPEHADDAAAGRAPEDQELSIGAFSRRSRLSIKALRVYDRLGLVTPVRVDQHNGYRWYLESQLETARLVGLLRRLDMPLAQIAEIVAAPEPAAAEQLVAYWAEVERRVTSQRELVDYLAGKLTGRTGGDCVVRRRDVPEQCVLTEQRHVQADGLSCWIGAALGRLGKAATDVGGLAGNPFVVYYGAVDEDSDGPVEVCVPIDPSRAGDSAVATRREPAHQQAYTRLRRAQVEFPQILAAYDQVTHWIGEHGLTAVGAPREVYFGDFMAAAPDDEVCEVAFPIH is encoded by the coding sequence GTGGACCCTGAGCACGCTGATGACGCGGCCGCCGGCCGGGCGCCCGAGGACCAGGAGCTCAGCATCGGCGCGTTCTCGCGCCGATCCCGCCTGTCGATCAAGGCGCTGCGGGTGTACGACCGGCTCGGCCTGGTCACGCCGGTCCGGGTGGACCAGCACAACGGGTACCGGTGGTACCTGGAGAGCCAGTTGGAGACCGCCCGCCTGGTCGGGCTGCTGCGCCGGCTGGACATGCCGCTGGCCCAGATCGCCGAGATCGTCGCCGCGCCCGAGCCGGCCGCGGCCGAGCAGCTGGTGGCGTACTGGGCCGAGGTCGAGCGGCGGGTGACCAGCCAGCGGGAACTGGTGGACTACCTGGCCGGCAAGCTGACCGGCCGCACCGGCGGCGACTGCGTCGTGCGGCGGCGGGACGTGCCCGAGCAGTGCGTCCTGACCGAACAGCGGCACGTGCAGGCCGACGGGCTGTCCTGCTGGATCGGGGCCGCCCTCGGCCGGCTGGGCAAGGCCGCGACCGATGTCGGCGGCCTGGCCGGCAATCCGTTCGTCGTCTACTACGGCGCCGTCGACGAGGACAGCGACGGGCCGGTCGAGGTGTGCGTGCCGATCGACCCCAGCCGGGCCGGCGACAGCGCCGTGGCCACCCGCCGGGAGCCCGCGCACCAGCAGGCCTACACCCGGCTGCGCCGGGCCCAGGTCGAGTTCCCGCAGATCCTGGCCGCCTACGACCAGGTGACGCACTGGATCGGCGAGCACGGCCTGACCGCCGTCGGGGCGCCGCGTGAGGTGTACTTCGGCGACTTCATGGCGGCCGCGCCCGACGACGAGGTCTGCGAGGTCGCGTTTCCGATCCACTGA
- a CDS encoding GyrI-like domain-containing protein, whose amino-acid sequence MADVRLREIPELLVLTEQRTIAAPDIKPWLMDAMGRLHKTTEEVGGRADHWFVVYHGQFTEDTPEIPVEVCAPIGRDKEGAADVPMRVEPAHQEAYVRLRKSEFVDPAQVAKAFGTVAEWVARNGYAIADAPREVYFTDFTEAADSDEVCDIAFPIK is encoded by the coding sequence ATGGCCGACGTCAGGCTGCGCGAGATCCCCGAACTGCTGGTACTCACCGAACAGCGCACGATCGCCGCGCCCGACATCAAGCCGTGGCTGATGGACGCCATGGGCCGGCTGCACAAGACCACCGAGGAGGTCGGCGGCCGCGCCGACCACTGGTTCGTCGTCTACCACGGGCAGTTCACCGAGGACACGCCCGAGATCCCGGTGGAGGTCTGCGCGCCGATCGGCCGCGACAAGGAGGGCGCCGCCGACGTGCCGATGCGCGTCGAGCCCGCGCACCAGGAGGCCTACGTCCGCCTGCGCAAGTCCGAGTTCGTGGACCCGGCCCAGGTGGCCAAGGCGTTCGGCACGGTCGCCGAGTGGGTGGCCCGCAACGGCTACGCCATCGCCGACGCCCCGCGCGAGGTCTACTTCACCGACTTCACCGAGGCCGCCGACTCCGACGAGGTCTGCGACATCGCCTTCCCGATCAAGTGA
- a CDS encoding DUF1801 domain-containing protein translates to MFTVAARTLTEYFTADPAREPELRQVDKAIRAGAASLKRYLFTGTGTGRPGMSMTMIGYGTFQYRVAGSDEPIDWPMLGLALQKNYISLYVAAVVGDRYLVEDYAGKLGKAKVGRNMVRFAKAAELDQDNFAELLGRIDDGVRDGSIGFRYGRAKQG, encoded by the coding sequence ATGTTCACTGTGGCGGCCAGGACTCTCACCGAGTACTTCACGGCGGACCCGGCCCGCGAGCCGGAACTGCGCCAGGTCGACAAGGCGATCAGGGCCGGTGCGGCGAGCTTGAAGCGCTACCTGTTCACCGGCACCGGGACCGGCCGGCCCGGCATGTCCATGACGATGATCGGCTACGGCACGTTCCAGTACCGGGTCGCCGGCAGCGACGAGCCGATCGACTGGCCGATGCTGGGGCTGGCCCTGCAGAAGAACTACATCAGCCTGTACGTCGCGGCCGTGGTCGGCGACCGGTACCTGGTCGAGGACTACGCCGGCAAGCTGGGCAAGGCCAAGGTCGGCCGGAACATGGTGCGCTTCGCCAAGGCCGCCGAGCTGGACCAGGACAACTTCGCCGAGCTGCTCGGCCGCATCGACGACGGCGTCCGCGACGGCTCGATCGGCTTCCGCTACGGGCGGGCCAAGCAGGGCTGA
- a CDS encoding acyltransferase family protein produces MSSPADRADHRLPSLTGLRCFAALAVFVYHAVIGPRIFLQPVFDDTTLFLFNAAGLNSISFFFVLSGFGLAWSARRREPATRFYWRRFLRIYPSHFVVCVLAIAAMLVTGATFDLHHVPEAFLLLQPWLPDVASSFGVNGVTWSLGCQAVFYLTFPLLFPLVRRIAPNRLWAWTFGIVALVFCVPLVASAMFPTGPPLIWLDMPAQQYWLVYMCPLSRLLEFVLGLLLARIVRVGRFPAIRPWVAWVGLALGYVISTFAATSTYSLVAVNVIPVLLLIGSMAERDIQGKPSVASRPVVVWLGQLSFTFYLFHRIVLENVIGAFGFTYHWTVPAAIGAIALSLAMTLLLAWNLSTAVEKPFYRRFGRSRAPVTPAPA; encoded by the coding sequence ATGTCCAGTCCGGCCGACCGGGCCGACCACCGATTGCCCTCGCTGACCGGCCTGCGCTGCTTCGCCGCCCTCGCGGTGTTCGTCTACCACGCGGTGATCGGTCCGCGCATCTTCCTCCAGCCCGTCTTCGACGACACCACGCTGTTCCTGTTCAACGCCGCCGGCCTGAACTCGATCTCGTTCTTCTTCGTGCTCAGCGGATTCGGCCTGGCCTGGTCGGCCCGCCGGCGCGAGCCGGCGACGCGCTTCTACTGGCGACGCTTCCTGCGCATCTACCCCAGCCACTTCGTGGTCTGCGTGCTGGCCATCGCGGCCATGCTGGTCACCGGAGCCACCTTCGACCTGCACCACGTGCCGGAGGCGTTCCTGCTGCTGCAACCGTGGCTGCCCGACGTCGCCAGCTCGTTCGGGGTCAACGGCGTCACCTGGTCGCTGGGCTGCCAGGCGGTGTTCTACCTGACCTTCCCGCTGCTGTTCCCGCTGGTCCGCCGGATCGCGCCGAACCGGTTGTGGGCCTGGACGTTCGGCATCGTGGCGCTGGTGTTCTGCGTGCCGCTGGTGGCCTCGGCGATGTTCCCGACCGGTCCGCCGCTGATCTGGCTGGACATGCCGGCGCAGCAGTACTGGCTGGTGTACATGTGCCCGCTGAGCCGGCTGCTGGAGTTCGTGCTGGGGCTGCTGCTGGCCCGGATCGTGCGGGTCGGCCGGTTCCCGGCGATCCGGCCGTGGGTGGCCTGGGTCGGCCTGGCCCTCGGCTACGTCATCTCGACCTTCGCCGCGACGAGCACGTACAGCCTGGTCGCGGTGAACGTGATCCCGGTGCTGCTGCTGATCGGGTCGATGGCCGAGCGGGACATCCAGGGCAAGCCGTCGGTGGCCAGCCGCCCGGTTGTGGTGTGGCTGGGGCAGCTGTCGTTCACGTTCTACCTGTTCCACCGGATCGTGCTGGAGAACGTGATCGGCGCGTTCGGGTTCACCTATCACTGGACGGTGCCCGCGGCGATCGGCGCGATCGCGCTGTCGCTGGCCATGACCCTGCTGCTGGCCTGGAACCTGAGCACCGCCGTGGAGAAGCCGTTCTACCGCCGGTTCGGCCGGTCCCGAGCGCCCGTGACGCCCGCGCCGGCGTGA